In the Macrobrachium rosenbergii isolate ZJJX-2024 chromosome 23, ASM4041242v1, whole genome shotgun sequence genome, one interval contains:
- the LOC136851401 gene encoding phospholipid scramblase 1-like, producing MTYIGPPGLEYLSQLDTVLVKQKCEVFEILPGCETNNQYILKNNSGYEFFRAVEHTNYCLRHVCGSIRAFDIAFLDHEDQEILHLSRPFRCNSFCCPAFTLQTIEVSCPPGNPLGTVSQEWSFCTPLASKFSLFNASGDKVLRVIGPTCTISCGDDVIFKIVTADGSAQIGSITKKWQGYCNESLSDADNFSINFPIDLEIRSKALLLGAMFLIDFMFFERRF from the exons ATGACCTACATCGGGCCTCCAGGCTTAGAGTACCTGTCGCAACTCGACACAGTCCTAGTTAAACAGAAATGTGAAGTTTTCGaaa TTCTCCCCGGATGCGAGACGAACAACCAGTACATCCTGAAGAACAACAGTGGATACGAGTTCTTCAGAGCAGTAGAACACACCAATTACTGTCTCCGCCACGTCTGCGGATCAATCCGAGCCTTCGACATTGCCTTTCTTGACCACGAGGATCAGGAGATCCTCCACCTTAGCCGTCCTTTCAGGTGTAACAGCTTCTGCTGTCCCGCCTTCACCTTACAG acaATCGAGGTATCCTGTCCTCCTGGGAACCCCTTAGGTACAGTTAGTCAAGAATGGTCGTTCTGCACACCGTTAGCGTCGAAGTTCAGCCTCTTCAACGCTTCTGGCGACAAAGTTCTTAGAGTAATAGGACCTACTTGTACCATAAGCTGCGGGGACGATGTCATTTTCAAG ATTGTCACGGCAGATGGGTCTGCCCAGATCGGCAGCATTACGAAAAAGTGGCAAGGATATTGCAATGAGAGTTTATCCGACGCAGACAACTTTAGCATCAATTTCCCCATAGATTTAGAAATTAGGTCAAAGGCGCTTCTCCTCGGTGCTATGTTCTTGATT GACTTCATGTTTTTCGAGAGAAGGTTTTGA